A genomic segment from Acidobacteriota bacterium encodes:
- the larE gene encoding ATP-dependent sacrificial sulfur transferase LarE has protein sequence MTTQAATNRIALSAQAKEQNLRALLRSYGSVIVAFSGGVDSAYLAYIAHSELGARALALTGDSASYPTFQRELADKLTSQFGIRHEIIFTEEFADANYTSNPPNRCYFCKSELYSKINTLAAERDFKVICDGTNADDIGDYRPGREAARELGVRSPLLECGMTKADIRERSHRAGLPTWDEPASACLSSRIPYGQMVTLEKLSMVDRAESALRKMGFRQVRVRHHQEIARIEISETELPRALNIETTQQMSATLKALGFKYVALDLDGYRTGSLNETLKKDSGFRIQDSGKEA, from the coding sequence ATGACCACTCAAGCAGCAACCAATCGAATAGCGCTTTCAGCCCAAGCCAAAGAGCAAAATTTAAGAGCTTTGCTTCGCAGTTACGGCTCGGTCATCGTCGCTTTTTCGGGTGGCGTCGATAGCGCCTATTTAGCCTATATCGCCCACAGTGAACTGGGCGCGCGCGCGCTTGCCCTCACCGGCGACAGCGCCTCTTACCCGACGTTTCAACGCGAACTTGCGGATAAACTCACCTCTCAATTCGGCATTCGTCATGAAATTATTTTTACAGAGGAATTCGCGGACGCCAATTACACCAGCAATCCGCCGAATCGTTGTTATTTTTGCAAGTCGGAACTCTACAGCAAAATTAACACCTTAGCCGCCGAGCGCGATTTCAAGGTGATTTGCGATGGCACCAATGCCGACGACATAGGCGACTACCGACCGGGCAGAGAGGCAGCGCGCGAACTCGGTGTGCGTTCGCCCTTGCTTGAATGCGGGATGACCAAAGCCGACATACGCGAGAGGTCGCATCGCGCAGGCTTGCCGACCTGGGATGAACCTGCGTCTGCGTGTTTGTCGTCGCGCATTCCTTACGGGCAGATGGTGACGCTCGAAAAACTTTCGATGGTTGACCGCGCCGAAAGCGCCTTGCGTAAAATGGGTTTTCGACAAGTGCGTGTGCGCCATCACCAGGAGATTGCCCGCATCGAAATTTCCGAAACCGAATTGCCGCGCGCTTTGAATATCGAAACGACGCAGCAAATGTCTGCAACACTCAAGGCATTAGGCTTTAAATATGTCGCGTTAGACCTTGATGGCTATCGCACCGGTTCATTGAATGAAACTTTGAAAAAGGATTCAGGATTCAGGATTCAGGATTCAGGGAAGGAAGCCTGA
- a CDS encoding methyltransferase domain-containing protein — protein MKDVWNPEQYEKFKTERLQPFYDLLALVRPRVDMRVADLGCGTGEPTSILHEQLQARETIGFDNSDAMLAKAKLLEGNGLRFEKCDIENFAAESERSVAYGQFDLIFSNAALHWAQNHQTLIRQLMCALSDGGQFAAQIPSNHHHPSHVVANRVASEIPFREALDGYIREEFILTPEEYATLFHRSGFRDYLVRSQIYVHPLESRESVVDWVKSTRLTDYQKRLSEEMYALYLERYKECLMEELEDEHPFLYTYNRILLWARK, from the coding sequence ATGAAAGACGTTTGGAATCCTGAACAATACGAAAAATTTAAAACTGAGCGGCTGCAACCGTTTTACGATTTGCTGGCGCTGGTTAGACCGCGTGTCGATATGCGGGTTGCCGATTTGGGTTGCGGAACCGGCGAACCGACAAGCATTCTGCACGAACAGCTGCAAGCGCGCGAAACTATCGGCTTCGATAATTCGGACGCCATGCTGGCGAAGGCAAAACTTCTGGAAGGCAATGGGCTGCGGTTTGAAAAATGCGATATTGAAAATTTTGCCGCCGAAAGCGAACGCTCCGTAGCTTATGGGCAATTCGATTTGATTTTTTCAAACGCCGCCTTGCATTGGGCGCAAAACCACCAGACGCTGATTCGCCAGTTAATGTGCGCATTGAGCGATGGTGGGCAATTCGCCGCGCAGATTCCTTCCAATCATCATCACCCTTCGCACGTGGTGGCAAATCGTGTGGCAAGTGAGATTCCCTTTCGGGAAGCCCTTGATGGTTACATTCGCGAAGAATTTATTCTGACGCCCGAAGAATACGCAACGCTCTTTCACCGGTCGGGTTTTCGCGATTATCTGGTGCGCTCGCAAATTTATGTGCATCCGCTGGAATCAAGAGAAAGCGTGGTTGACTGGGTCAAGAGCACACGGCTCACGGATTATCAAAAGCGCCTTTCGGAAGAGATGTACGCGCTTTATCTGGAACGCTACAAGGAATGTCTGATGGAAGAATTAGAGGACGAACACCCGTTTCTCTACACTTACAATCGCATTCTGCTGTGGGCGAGGAAATAA
- a CDS encoding protein tyrosine phosphatase family protein — protein sequence MYRKMTAILIFIFSLALTLTFAQQPKSEKLTKLEDALKDDVPKILCVNENFATAAQPKDEAWAKLAANGFKAVLNLRTANEGIDFAKEREAIEKAGMRYLNIPITGSDPKAEQAEAFIKTVKDASNHPMLIHCASANRVGAFFMIYRVIEQGWAEDKALEEAKQIGLTSPVLTKFAQDYIAAHKKNQ from the coding sequence ATGTACAGAAAAATGACTGCCATACTCATCTTTATTTTTTCTTTGGCGCTAACGCTTACGTTCGCGCAGCAACCGAAAAGTGAAAAGCTCACGAAACTCGAAGACGCTTTAAAAGATGACGTGCCGAAAATTTTATGCGTCAACGAAAACTTCGCCACCGCTGCGCAACCGAAAGACGAAGCCTGGGCGAAGCTTGCCGCCAACGGTTTCAAAGCGGTTTTGAATCTGCGCACGGCAAACGAAGGCATAGATTTCGCGAAAGAACGCGAAGCCATTGAAAAAGCCGGAATGCGTTACCTGAACATTCCCATCACCGGCAGCGACCCGAAAGCTGAACAAGCCGAAGCCTTCATCAAAACCGTTAAGGACGCCAGCAATCATCCGATGTTAATTCATTGCGCCAGCGCCAATCGCGTCGGCGCGTTCTTTATGATTTATCGCGTCATCGAACAAGGTTGGGCAGAAGACAAAGCTTTAGAGGAAGCCAAACAAATCGGACTCACAAGCCCGGTGCTTACCAAATTCGCGCAGGATTACATCGCCGCGCACAAAAAGAACCAATGA
- a CDS encoding LemA family protein, whose translation MKWGVGILVVVLLLLLIVGGTACGTYNSLTTKRNEVTNAFSNVDTQLQRRADLVPNLVNTVKGYAKHEEQVFSDIAEARSRLLGAKTVDEKSQANDQLTGALGRLLAISENYPNLKADQSFLRLQDELSGTENRIQVARRDYNQVVLAYNNSRDRFPTVFFANMLGFERAQEFKAAESSREAPKVQF comes from the coding sequence ATGAAATGGGGAGTTGGAATTTTAGTTGTCGTTCTGCTATTACTTTTAATCGTCGGCGGTACTGCCTGCGGAACCTATAACAGTCTCACCACCAAGCGCAATGAAGTCACCAATGCGTTTTCAAATGTCGATACACAATTGCAACGTCGCGCTGACCTGGTTCCCAACTTGGTGAACACCGTAAAAGGTTATGCCAAGCACGAAGAACAGGTTTTTAGCGATATTGCCGAAGCGCGTTCGCGTCTGCTTGGCGCGAAGACGGTTGACGAAAAATCGCAAGCCAATGACCAGTTGACCGGAGCCCTGGGGAGGTTACTGGCAATTTCGGAAAACTATCCCAATTTGAAAGCCGACCAGAGCTTTTTGCGATTGCAGGATGAATTATCGGGAACCGAAAATCGCATTCAGGTGGCGCGGCGCGATTACAATCAAGTGGTGCTCGCTTACAACAATTCGCGCGACCGATTCCCGACCGTGTTTTTCGCCAATATGCTCGGCTTTGAACGCGCTCAGGAATTCAAAGCCGCCGAAAGCTCACGCGAAGCACCGAAAGTTCAATTCTAA
- a CDS encoding carboxypeptidase-like regulatory domain-containing protein — protein sequence MSKFIETPVSLFLTLLFLLTYTVTPLAQSIVSGALEGKVIDINGNTSIEGAVVIAKHKSRGIEYRVLSRGDGKYFIADMQPGEYSISASKENYENVTVSTTGTSVSLVDGAVGIKDVTVVKVPPIALQKKGATSSGASTYTGRAERQTNPLNATRGGRFTGIELSALPLGGIRTFDDLAFLLPGVAPPPKAIGQSVGPGVGPGIGTSGQFAVNGIQTRYNNFTIDGSDNNDEDIGVRRQGFTSLVPQSIESLQEYNVTTLLAEPQYGRNLGAQADAISRSGGNAIHGTLYGFFTGRPIQARNEFETNFGSGQKKNTRAQYGFALGMPIVKDRTFFFGAFEQQTIRANQEFHFAVPTLSERYFLGDKNIGRTNRGAALFSLFPVPNNPDGAYGANTFSQVLPADADGTIFSLKLDHSFNKDHIIAARYNFTNDDTLLPVTGEALFSALDAKVRTQNFSFIFHSILSDRAVNEFRASWGRTKLNFEDPQLSEFSPFLKASTLPLTNQEDARFLLNAAILDDNGNRLSNRDTETGLSNNFSLVGDGTGPVGQVKVAGFSPIGVDVYSFPQRRTNDTFQFADTILFNFNKHRFAAGADIRRIHLDSALERNFRPLIDFNGAINITGAGGRDFFEARDLVALGAPTTFIQTQIQNSVDAEIGLRYWANSFFLSDQIRLSPNFTLTVGLRYELNSVPSEVNNRIEDALSSEALTQFIAAEKSFNAAQGRGSVSGLEQFFAGRTEIYKRDNNNIAPHFAFAWSPGNDKSMTIRGGYGIYYGQIPGAVISQSRSLYPFFVGINCPGIFAGEAQSLTFTNPALGIGLPGTLNGFPTSSDPSGTIQTISGNNQFITPAGTAFVFPAVDLVTPYAQHWGLTVEKEFKGDALFSIAYVGTKGTHLLRLATPNFGVNGIPIIGNPSGTAQSIVDRTSINIQSSPGILNPQTLVATRTFPLLGSYTSIESDGNSIYHSLQAQLNKRFSGGLQFTTAYTWAHAIDESSDIFALAGAPTLPQNSFNRKLERGDANFDVRHRFVASLVYDLPFAKDHKIFGGWQVASIATFQTGQPFTVLSGLDANFDGNLTDRLGTTAGIQEVNDGRVRFTVPGSQFNLVSPGQDGFVGRNTFNSPGVALINLAVNKHFKFSETKRLEVRSELFNLFNRTHYGVPVHTLFSPGIGRSVDTQLSNFTAQFALKFIF from the coding sequence ATGTCGAAGTTCATTGAGACCCCGGTGTCTCTCTTCCTAACATTACTTTTCCTGCTCACCTATACAGTAACTCCGCTTGCACAATCCATTGTATCGGGCGCACTCGAGGGAAAAGTAATTGACATTAACGGCAACACCTCGATAGAGGGAGCCGTAGTAATTGCCAAGCATAAAAGCAGAGGTATCGAATATCGCGTCCTATCGCGCGGTGATGGCAAATATTTTATTGCTGATATGCAACCCGGTGAGTACAGCATTTCTGCTTCAAAAGAGAATTATGAAAATGTCACCGTATCAACAACCGGCACCTCGGTTTCTTTAGTCGACGGAGCCGTGGGTATCAAAGACGTCACCGTGGTCAAAGTGCCGCCCATCGCTCTGCAAAAGAAGGGAGCCACGTCATCAGGCGCGAGCACTTACACAGGACGCGCCGAACGTCAGACCAATCCCTTGAATGCTACACGCGGCGGCAGATTTACCGGCATTGAATTATCGGCTTTGCCGCTTGGTGGCATACGAACCTTTGATGACCTCGCCTTTCTGTTGCCGGGCGTTGCGCCGCCTCCCAAAGCGATTGGTCAATCGGTTGGACCGGGCGTTGGCCCGGGCATCGGCACCTCGGGGCAATTCGCCGTCAACGGCATTCAAACTCGTTACAATAATTTCACCATCGATGGTTCGGATAATAACGACGAAGACATCGGCGTGCGCCGTCAGGGGTTCACCTCGCTCGTTCCGCAATCCATTGAAAGCCTACAGGAATACAATGTGACGACACTTTTAGCCGAGCCACAATACGGGCGCAACCTGGGCGCACAAGCCGACGCGATTTCGCGTTCAGGCGGCAATGCGATTCACGGCACGCTTTATGGATTTTTTACCGGCAGACCAATTCAAGCGAGGAATGAATTCGAGACTAACTTTGGCTCAGGTCAAAAGAAAAATACCCGCGCCCAGTACGGTTTTGCCCTGGGTATGCCGATTGTCAAAGACCGGACGTTTTTCTTTGGCGCTTTTGAGCAGCAGACGATTCGCGCCAACCAGGAGTTTCATTTCGCTGTGCCAACGCTCAGTGAACGCTATTTTCTCGGCGACAAAAATATCGGACGAACCAACCGGGGCGCGGCGCTATTTAGCCTGTTTCCTGTCCCCAACAATCCCGATGGCGCGTATGGCGCGAACACTTTTTCTCAAGTGCTTCCGGCAGACGCCGACGGCACCATCTTTTCGCTCAAACTTGATCACAGTTTCAATAAAGACCACATTATCGCAGCCAGATATAATTTCACAAATGATGACACGTTGTTGCCGGTGACCGGAGAAGCGTTGTTTTCGGCGCTGGATGCTAAAGTGCGAACCCAGAATTTTTCGTTTATTTTCCACAGCATTTTGTCCGACCGTGCGGTAAACGAATTTCGCGCCTCCTGGGGCAGAACCAAATTGAATTTTGAGGACCCGCAGTTGAGCGAGTTCTCTCCGTTTCTGAAAGCCTCCACCTTGCCGTTGACCAATCAAGAGGATGCGCGTTTTCTTTTGAACGCAGCGATACTCGACGACAACGGCAATCGTTTATCGAACCGGGACACCGAAACCGGACTCTCAAACAACTTCAGTCTGGTTGGTGACGGCACAGGTCCCGTCGGGCAAGTGAAAGTCGCCGGTTTCAGTCCCATCGGGGTCGATGTTTACAGCTTCCCGCAACGCCGAACCAATGATACTTTCCAGTTTGCTGATACGATTTTATTCAACTTCAATAAACACCGCTTCGCTGCCGGCGCGGACATTCGCCGCATTCACCTCGACAGCGCGCTTGAAAGAAACTTCCGCCCGTTAATCGATTTCAATGGCGCAATCAATATCACCGGCGCTGGCGGACGCGATTTTTTTGAAGCGCGCGACCTGGTGGCGCTCGGCGCACCAACCACCTTTATTCAAACGCAGATTCAAAATTCTGTAGATGCGGAAATCGGTTTGCGGTATTGGGCAAATAGCTTTTTCCTCTCAGACCAGATTCGCCTTAGCCCGAACTTTACCCTGACCGTCGGGCTTCGTTACGAACTCAACTCGGTTCCGAGTGAAGTGAATAACCGAATTGAAGATGCGCTCAGTTCTGAGGCGCTCACCCAATTTATTGCTGCGGAAAAATCATTCAATGCCGCTCAGGGTCGCGGAAGCGTATCGGGACTCGAACAATTTTTTGCCGGACGTACAGAGATTTATAAACGAGACAACAATAATATCGCGCCGCATTTCGCATTCGCCTGGAGTCCCGGAAACGATAAGAGCATGACGATTCGCGGAGGCTATGGCATCTATTATGGTCAAATACCTGGCGCGGTAATCAGTCAATCGCGCAGTCTCTATCCGTTTTTTGTCGGCATTAACTGTCCGGGAATTTTCGCAGGCGAAGCGCAAAGCCTCACCTTTACCAATCCGGCTTTGGGAATCGGCTTACCGGGAACGTTAAACGGCTTTCCCACCAGCAGTGACCCGTCCGGCACGATTCAGACCATTTCAGGAAACAATCAATTTATCACGCCTGCGGGCACAGCTTTTGTTTTCCCTGCGGTTGATCTGGTCACGCCTTACGCCCAACACTGGGGACTCACAGTTGAAAAAGAATTCAAAGGGGATGCGTTGTTTTCTATCGCGTATGTCGGAACCAAAGGAACGCATCTTTTGAGACTTGCAACTCCCAATTTTGGCGTGAATGGTATTCCCATCATCGGCAATCCCTCCGGGACGGCTCAAAGTATCGTGGATCGAACCTCAATCAACATTCAATCTTCGCCGGGCATTTTAAATCCGCAAACCCTGGTTGCGACCAGAACCTTCCCCTTGCTCGGTTCTTATACCTCGATTGAATCCGATGGCAATTCGATTTATCACAGCTTGCAGGCGCAGTTAAACAAACGCTTTTCAGGCGGCTTGCAATTCACCACCGCCTATACCTGGGCACATGCGATAGATGAGTCTTCCGATATTTTCGCTTTAGCCGGTGCTCCGACCTTGCCGCAAAATAGTTTCAACCGCAAGCTGGAGCGCGGCGATGCCAATTTCGATGTTCGTCACCGCTTTGTCGCCAGCCTGGTTTATGATTTGCCATTCGCGAAAGACCATAAGATTTTCGGCGGTTGGCAAGTGGCAAGCATCGCGACCTTTCAAACCGGACAACCGTTCACGGTTCTGAGTGGATTGGATGCAAACTTTGATGGCAATCTCACAGACCGGTTGGGCACCACCGCCGGCATTCAGGAAGTGAATGATGGTCGTGTGCGGTTTACTGTGCCCGGTTCGCAATTCAATCTTGTGAGTCCCGGTCAGGATGGTTTTGTCGGGCGCAATACCTTCAACTCGCCGGGGGTTGCGCTCATTAATCTGGCAGTCAATAAACATTTCAAGTTCAGTGAAACAAAACGTCTCGAAGTGCGCAGCGAACTCTTCAATCTTTTCAATCGAACCCATTACGGCGTTCCCGTTCATACGCTCTTTTCACCAGGAATCGGCAGGTCGGTTGATACGCAATTGTCGAATTTCACCGCGCAATTTGCTTTGAAATTTATTTTTTAG
- the hflX gene encoding GTPase HflX, with protein MRSIEGNVQGLKPNQLHRLEKLYHRRISPHEIVTQEFARQMSELSRELNRQIGVLVNRNGYVDYVIVGTAHGIVLPDLKRVRVGSDRFRGLRCLHTHLLGEKLTQDDLTDLALLRLDLMSAVEVKNDGLPGLVHSAHLLPANDVAKPVGQKKSDDELWDDELEPETPKIWEFLEPRVPSQLDTDFLDLITSLEEELARSRRVRNPQDKRDRAILVGVTTESLASAQESLEELKELARSSGVVVLDSIIQRRPKLDPRTLIGKGKLEELIIRSLQLGVDVMIFDQNLSPAQVRAINQATDLKIVDRTQLILDIFAQRAQSREGKIQVELAQLKYMLPRLTGSGTEMSRLMGGIGGRGPGETKLEVDRRRVRDRIHLLEKQIEQLRVSRRVQRAKRLRRDVPIISIVGYTNAGKSTLLNALTQSSVTAENLLFATLDPTSRRLRLPRDQEVIINDTVGFIRDLPPDLITAFRATLEEMEGSDLLIHLVDASTPQFENHIASVEKILEELNLSGIPRLLVFNKSDLLSEDELINLRRAFSAVTISAVDRATLAPMLERIGDMLNGADAAKTALHESKAENDEITYVM; from the coding sequence ATTAGAAGTATTGAAGGCAACGTTCAGGGGTTAAAACCCAATCAGCTACATCGCCTCGAAAAGCTGTACCATCGCCGCATTTCACCGCACGAAATCGTCACGCAGGAATTTGCCCGTCAGATGAGTGAACTGTCGCGTGAACTCAACCGGCAAATCGGCGTGCTGGTCAATCGCAACGGTTATGTTGACTACGTCATCGTCGGAACGGCGCACGGCATTGTGTTGCCGGATTTGAAACGTGTGCGCGTCGGCAGTGATCGTTTTCGCGGCTTGCGTTGTTTGCACACGCATCTGCTCGGCGAAAAATTAACTCAGGATGACTTGACCGACCTGGCGCTGCTTCGACTTGATTTAATGTCGGCTGTCGAAGTCAAAAATGACGGCTTGCCTGGATTAGTTCATTCAGCCCATCTGCTTCCGGCAAATGATGTAGCGAAGCCTGTCGGTCAAAAAAAATCGGACGATGAATTATGGGATGATGAACTTGAGCCGGAAACTCCGAAAATCTGGGAGTTTCTTGAACCGCGTGTGCCTTCGCAACTCGACACCGATTTTCTCGATTTAATCACTTCACTTGAAGAAGAGTTGGCGCGGTCGCGTCGGGTGCGCAATCCGCAAGATAAACGCGACCGGGCGATTCTGGTCGGGGTGACGACCGAAAGCCTTGCCAGCGCCCAGGAATCGCTTGAAGAGTTGAAAGAACTGGCGCGTTCATCGGGGGTTGTGGTTTTGGATTCCATTATTCAACGCCGCCCGAAACTCGACCCGCGCACCTTGATTGGCAAAGGTAAACTCGAAGAATTGATTATTCGCAGCCTGCAACTTGGCGTCGATGTAATGATCTTCGATCAGAATTTATCGCCGGCACAGGTTCGCGCGATTAATCAAGCGACCGATTTGAAAATCGTTGACCGTACTCAACTCATTCTCGATATTTTTGCGCAACGGGCGCAGAGCCGCGAAGGTAAAATTCAGGTAGAGCTTGCGCAACTCAAATATATGTTGCCGCGCCTCACGGGTTCAGGAACCGAAATGTCCAGGCTGATGGGCGGCATCGGCGGACGCGGTCCCGGTGAAACCAAACTCGAAGTTGACCGTCGTCGCGTGCGTGACCGCATCCACCTTCTCGAAAAACAGATTGAACAACTGCGCGTCAGCCGTCGCGTGCAACGCGCCAAACGCTTGCGTCGCGATGTGCCGATTATTTCAATTGTCGGTTATACCAACGCCGGAAAATCAACCCTGCTGAATGCGCTAACCCAGTCTTCGGTGACCGCGGAAAATTTATTGTTTGCGACCTTAGACCCAACCAGCCGCAGACTCAGGTTGCCGCGTGACCAGGAGGTCATCATCAATGATACGGTCGGATTCATACGCGATTTGCCGCCCGATTTGATTACCGCATTTCGCGCCACGCTTGAAGAGATGGAAGGCTCAGACCTGTTGATTCATCTGGTCGATGCCAGCACCCCGCAATTTGAAAATCATATTGCCTCGGTTGAAAAAATTTTAGAGGAGTTGAATTTGTCTGGCATCCCCAGGCTTCTGGTCTTCAACAAATCCGATTTGCTAAGTGAAGATGAATTGATAAACTTGCGGCGCGCATTCAGTGCCGTAACGATTTCAGCGGTTGACCGCGCGACGCTTGCGCCCATGCTTGAACGCATCGGTGATATGCTCAATGGCGCAGATGCCGCAAAGACGGCGCTTCATGAAAGCAAAGCTGAAAACGATGAAATAACTTATGTGATGTGA
- the recO gene encoding DNA repair protein RecO produces MLQSIAMPLQTTQAYVLRTYALAEADKICVFLTKDSGKVRGVAHGARKMKSRFGSSLEPFTEVALTYFYKENRELVSVSTCDIVHSSFYIASRDVETASVLAYMAELISEFLPDHEPNEKLYRLVTASIESIAESKDLRLMLRYFESWLLKLTGFFPDLSQCSACRERIGYNNSAFLTVQGAPRCHNCSGGRGDVADAEMRRVVDEMFRVHPRQFASREVSVKRLAQLGQINYQIIRHALERDLRSRALLKELAEI; encoded by the coding sequence TTGCTACAATCCATAGCAATGCCGCTACAGACCACACAGGCTTATGTGCTGAGAACCTACGCGCTCGCGGAAGCCGATAAAATTTGCGTGTTTTTAACTAAAGATTCCGGCAAGGTGCGCGGCGTGGCGCACGGGGCGCGCAAAATGAAGAGCCGTTTCGGGTCTTCGCTGGAACCCTTTACCGAAGTCGCGCTGACCTATTTTTATAAAGAGAATCGCGAACTGGTGAGCGTTTCAACCTGCGATATTGTGCACTCCAGTTTTTATATCGCTTCGCGGGATGTCGAGACGGCAAGCGTGCTGGCTTATATGGCGGAACTGATTTCGGAATTTTTGCCTGACCATGAACCCAATGAAAAACTTTACCGGTTGGTTACGGCGTCAATCGAATCCATCGCCGAAAGCAAAGATTTAAGGCTGATGTTGCGCTATTTTGAATCGTGGTTGTTGAAACTTACAGGTTTTTTCCCCGATTTATCGCAATGTTCGGCGTGTCGTGAACGGATTGGTTATAACAACTCGGCGTTTCTAACCGTGCAGGGTGCGCCGCGTTGTCACAATTGCAGTGGCGGGCGCGGCGATGTAGCGGATGCGGAGATGCGCCGCGTCGTCGATGAAATGTTTCGCGTGCACCCCAGACAATTTGCCAGTCGTGAGGTTTCCGTTAAACGGCTCGCGCAACTCGGACAGATCAATTATCAAATCATTCGCCACGCGCTTGAACGCGATTTGCGTTCGCGGGCGCTACTGAAAGAGCTTGCTGAAATTTAA